In a single window of the Lynx canadensis isolate LIC74 chromosome E2, mLynCan4.pri.v2, whole genome shotgun sequence genome:
- the LOC115502520 gene encoding zinc finger protein 345 isoform X2 has product MERLLKNSIECSSFRGDWECKSQFERKQESQEGHFSQMIFTSEDMPTFNNQHQRIHTDEKLLECKECGKDFSFVSVLIRHQRIHTGEKPYECKECGKAFGSGANLAYHQRIHTGEKPYECSECGKAFGSGSNLTHHQRIHTGEKPYECKECGKAFSFGSGLIRHQIIHSGEKPYECKECGKSFSFESALTRHHRIHTGEKPYECKDCGKAFGSGSNLTQHRRIHTGEKPYECKACGMAFSSGSALTRHQRIHTGEKPYICNECGKAFSFGSALTRHQRIHTGEKPYVCKECGKAFNSGSDLTQHQRIHTGEKPYECKECEKAFRSGSKLIQHQRMHTGEKPYECKECGKAFSSGSDLTQHQRIHTGEKPYECKECGKAFGSGSKLIQHQLIHTGEKPYECKECGKSFSSGSALNRHQRIHTGEKPYECKKCGKNFGTGSSLTQHQKIHTGEKLYECKECGKAFGRGSEIQQHKKCHTGE; this is encoded by the coding sequence AtggaaagacttttaaaaaacagcattGAGTGTTCAAGTTTCAGAGGTGATTGGGAATGTAAAAGCCAGTTTGAGAGAAAACAGGAATCTCAGGAAGGACATTTCAGTCAAATGATATTTACTTCTGAAGACATGCCCACTTTCAATAACCAGCATCAGAGAATACATACTGATGAGAAACTCcttgaatgtaaggaatgtgggaaggatTTTAGTTTTGTATCAGTCCTTATTCGACATCAGcgaattcatactggtgagaaaccttatgaatgtaaagaatgtggcaaggcctttggTAGTGGTGCAAACCTTGCTTACCATCAaagaattcatactggtgagaaaccttatgaatgtagtGAATGTGGAAAGGCCTTTGGTAGTGGCTCAAACCTTACCcatcatcagagaattcatactggtgagaaaccatATGAATGTAAAGAATGCGGGAAAGCCTTTAGTTTTGGATCAGGCCTAATTCGACATCAGATAATTCACAGTGGTGAAAAGCCCTATGagtgtaaggaatgtgggaagtcCTTTAGTTTTGAATCAGCCCTTACTCGGCATCACAGAATTCACACAGgtgagaaaccttatgaatgtaaggATTGTGGAAAGGCCTTTGGCAGTGGTTCAAACCTTACTCAACATCGAAGgattcatactggtgagaaaccttatgaatgtaaagCATGTGGAATGGCCTTTAGTAGTGGTTCAGCCCTTACTCggcatcagagaattcatactggcgAAAAACCGTATatatgtaatgaatgtgggaaggctTTTAGTTTTGGATCAGCCCTTACTCGACATCAAAGAATTCACACTGGTGAGAAGCCTTATgtatgtaaggaatgtgggaaggcttttAATAGTGGCTCAGATCTCACTCAACATCAAAGAATTCAcactggtgagaaaccctatgAGTGTAAGGAATGTGAGAAGGCCTTTAGAAGTGGTTCAAAACTTATTCAGCATCAAAGAATGCACACTGGTGAGAAGCCCTATGagtgtaaggaatgtgggaaagcctttagtaGTGGTTCAGACCTTActcaacatcagagaattcatactggtgagaaaccttatgaatgtaaagaatgtggcaaggcctttggTAGTGGCTCAAAACTTATCCAACACCAGCTAATTCACACTGGTgaaaaaccctatgaatgtaaagaatgtggaaaGTCCTTCAGTAGTGGTTCAGCTCTTAATCGGCACCAGAGAATACACACTGGTgaaaaaccttatgaatgtaagaAATGTGGGAAGAATTTTGGTACTGGCTCAAGCCTTACTCAACATCAGAaaattcatactggtgagaaactttatgaatgtaaggaatgtggaaagGCTTTTGGGAGAGGTTCAGAGATTCAGCAACATAAAAAATGTCATACTGGTGAGTAG